TCCAGAATTAAACCGAGGGACGGCGGGCAGTCTATGATGACGTATTCGTAGGACGACCTGACGGGCAGCAGGGCGTCCTTCAATAACTCGAAGTCGTCGCGTTCGTACGGAGTCGTAAAATTCGCCAGATGAATGGAGGACGGAATTAGATCCAAGCCGGGAGCAAGATTCAGGACGATTTCGGAAATCGGAATCGTCGAATCGCCCCGATAGCCTAGAGAATGGAATACCGATTTCTCGACTTGGCCGACATACAGTTGGGTGATATTTGCCTGAGCATCCCAATCGATCAACAGGACTTTTTTTCCCGATTTGGCCAAGGCTTCGGCAAGACAAATGGAAACTGTGGTCTTACCCTCGCCGCCTTTTTGATTCGAAACCGCGATCACAATTGATTCGTATCCGCTTTTCCTCTTCTTCCGGAAATATTTATCTAAAATTTCCTCTTTATACTTCCCCTTGCCCTGGACCGGAATATTCCAAGCCTCCGCCTTTTGGCGAAATTCCTCTTCGGAAGAGACCGCATACACCGAGAGAATCTCCCGAATTTCCAACACCCTATCTTTCATTTTTCCGGAACCTTAGCCTCTTGATCCCTTTACTGATCCGTTTTGTCAATCAAACCTATGTCTCATTCCATCGGATAAGGCGAAAAAACGAGATTGCTTGGAGGCGGGTAGGGGAGGAGACTAGTAGAATCATTTACCGGGTTCGAACTGGGGTGAAATCGTTTCACCCTCCCCGGATCCGAAAAACGATGAAAAAGAAATACTCGCGCATTTTAAAGATATTCCTTCCTTTTTTACTATTCTCAATCGCCTCGAATATACATTCCCAGGAAATCCCTAAAAAAGAACCCCGGCTTGGGGTACAAAACGGCAAAGTGGCCGAAATAGGATCTTCTCCGGAAGCGAAAATCGGATTCTGGAAAGGGTTTTGGAGCCGATCTTCCGCGACCGTGCTCGCGGGAGAGAACGGAGGACAGCATATCTTCGAATCCGGTACCAAATACCCGAATCTTTCTGGAGCGGAGGCAGGATCCAGGATCACGTATAGTCGTGAATTTTCCTACGGCGGGATAGAGCTCAGGCATTGGTGGCAAAAATGGGAGTTAACCGCCGGTTATAGAACTAACGGACGGAATACTAGAGTAGGGCAGGGGAGGGACGAAGACTTCGCAATGGCAAACTTCTCGGTCGAAAGAGGGAATAAGTTTTCGTTCAGAGAGTGGAGCTTTTACGATACGCCGTATACGTTCAGCGGCACTAAGAACTTTGCCGACGGCAGAGGGCGACTTAAAATGAAGCAGGACAGAATCAGTCTCACTTTACGACGCTATCTAGGCGACAGCGATCCCGACGGCAGAAAAGAAGGGAAAGGACTTTTTTTGTCCGCCGGAATCCACTATACTTACTTCAAATATTATCTTTACGATGTGAACCAATGGATCGCATCCAATCCCATCTTTTACGGGCCGATTGGAATCGGGCTTAGTTTTTCCAACAGTACTTGGGAAATACCTGTCGGGATCGGCTACCGATATTCCGACGGGGCCTGGCTTTTCGAAGGGAGCTTCATGGGAAGCACCTGGTTCTCCCATTTCCGGGACTATCATTACCAAAGAAATCTGAATTTCATAGGCAATGCCGCCGGCTACGGCATCGAAACGAATCTAGGAGGCGGGAGGATCTGGAATTCCTGGCTGTTTTTCCTTCGCTTGACCGAGAACAGGTTGTACGGCGCGGGAAGTTTCCGAACGGCCGGAGGAATCAGCACAAGCGACATCCTATCGAACAGCGCAGGCAGCTACCGCAACTACTTAAGTACGAAACAATACAATATAGAATTCTCGATCACAAATTATCTGGAATGGATTTCAAAGTAAACAGAGGCAATTTGAAAAACAGGTTACTTATCCTCAATTTAGGCGGACCGCGACAACCGGACGAAATTCCGAAATTCCTATCGGACCTCTTCGAAGATCCTTTCGTTTTCGATCTACCCTTACCCGAATTTCTAAGAATGCCCTTGGCAAAGAAAGTCGCATCGTCTA
The DNA window shown above is from Leptospira fletcheri and carries:
- a CDS encoding ParA family protein, producing the protein MKDRVLEIREILSVYAVSSEEEFRQKAEAWNIPVQGKGKYKEEILDKYFRKKRKSGYESIVIAVSNQKGGEGKTTVSICLAEALAKSGKKVLLIDWDAQANITQLYVGQVEKSVFHSLGYRGDSTIPISEIVLNLAPGLDLIPSSIHLANFTTPYERDDFELLKDALLPVRSSYEYVIIDCPPSLGLILENALIAADLVLVPIQTRAFSVQGLKDLHGTIEKIRKKANPDLGLLGAVLNQYEDSRALSGLADAIRKYFPVFDSVVYRREAIPQSQAKRKLLSEYDPKAMQMFSALAEEVVRRANGQES
- a CDS encoding putative porin: MKKKYSRILKIFLPFLLFSIASNIHSQEIPKKEPRLGVQNGKVAEIGSSPEAKIGFWKGFWSRSSATVLAGENGGQHIFESGTKYPNLSGAEAGSRITYSREFSYGGIELRHWWQKWELTAGYRTNGRNTRVGQGRDEDFAMANFSVERGNKFSFREWSFYDTPYTFSGTKNFADGRGRLKMKQDRISLTLRRYLGDSDPDGRKEGKGLFLSAGIHYTYFKYYLYDVNQWIASNPIFYGPIGIGLSFSNSTWEIPVGIGYRYSDGAWLFEGSFMGSTWFSHFRDYHYQRNLNFIGNAAGYGIETNLGGGRIWNSWLFFLRLTENRLYGAGSFRTAGGISTSDILSNSAGSYRNYLSTKQYNIEFSITNYLEWISK